A section of the Hirschia baltica ATCC 49814 genome encodes:
- a CDS encoding TonB-dependent receptor, with protein MTNWKNLIGGVAVAAISSGIVLQAEAQVTSSALRGQLTSPEGQVVSGASVVVVDTRTGSATNLTTNEQGAFSARGLNVGGPYSITAQADGFQSLQLNDVFIALGETANLNLQFAATDAARTMDTIVLTASAANVIQTAIGPNSTFDLATLQNSPSVNRDLRDIIRQDPRVYIDESFGDGVQCAGAHPRFNSLTVDGVSLNDGFGLNSNGYPGQQMPFPFDAISNVSVELAPFDVQYNGFTACNINAVTKSGTNEFHGSAFFDYTDDSLKGDKSEGDTINSDPFETKRHGFSLGGPIIKDRLFFFGAYEKFEGPGATIDRGVEGSGAGTEIAGFTQADYDRIRDAAINLYDYDPGGVPATEATFNEKYLMRVDANITDNHRASFTYNYDEGLSLSESDGDNNEFEYSKHLYQRGAETKTYSGQLFSNWTDNFSTELRVSKNEVEFTQASLDGARFGEVQISHNGNTIYLGSDDSRHANALNYATWTYKGLANYQLNNHSLTAGVERIETDVFNLFVQEAEGEYRFSSIDDFVAGTPSRITYENATGTNNANDGGAEFGYAVNTFYLQDEWEIQPGMNLTAGLRYDYYTSDDEPNYNQNFVDKYGFANTSNMDGKDLLMPRLGFNYDAGDIQVRAGAGLYSGGNPNVWISNNYSNNGVTLYEAQDRSGAPLSSLTFVNDEDGLGRPFYGIPEGLFNEVAAASTNGPVNALDPDFEIPSEWKFAAGFTYNFDLPGFWGQDYSLMADWLLSATKDASTVQLISAEQEGNAPDGRPIYGGSAGFGGDYLLTNNDGGKSNTLSGALSKAYEDFGIKWTLAYAFTDAEDSNPMTSSVANSNFFNVARTDANNLGVATSNYEIPHRFTLNLSWEKAFFGEYFTRANLFGSAYQARPFSYTFNSSSDDMFGDDSVANHLLYVPTGAGDPLVRFADGFDQEAFFAYVDGAGLGRGGIAGRNAQDGQWVNKFDLRIEQEFPGALRGHKSKAYFTIENIGNLLNDEWGAVYQAGFPQTVGIVDASIDEATNQYVYNEFFAATAERRETAVSLWELRLGVKYEF; from the coding sequence ATGACCAATTGGAAAAATCTCATCGGTGGTGTGGCTGTTGCCGCCATCTCTTCAGGTATCGTGCTTCAAGCAGAAGCTCAGGTAACTTCGTCTGCATTGCGCGGTCAGCTAACTTCTCCTGAAGGGCAAGTTGTTTCAGGTGCATCTGTTGTTGTTGTTGACACACGTACAGGTTCTGCAACTAACTTGACTACAAACGAACAGGGTGCCTTTTCAGCACGTGGTCTGAATGTTGGTGGACCTTACTCCATTACTGCTCAAGCAGATGGTTTCCAATCTCTTCAATTGAACGATGTATTCATTGCTCTTGGTGAGACTGCAAACTTGAACCTTCAGTTTGCAGCGACAGATGCAGCTCGTACAATGGATACAATTGTACTGACAGCTTCTGCAGCAAACGTGATCCAAACAGCAATTGGTCCTAACTCTACATTCGACCTTGCAACACTTCAAAATTCTCCATCTGTAAACCGTGACCTTCGCGACATTATCCGCCAAGACCCGCGCGTATACATTGATGAGAGCTTTGGTGATGGTGTTCAATGTGCGGGTGCTCACCCACGCTTTAACTCATTGACAGTTGATGGTGTGAGCTTGAACGATGGTTTCGGTTTGAACTCAAACGGTTACCCTGGTCAGCAAATGCCTTTCCCATTTGATGCTATCTCAAACGTTTCAGTTGAGCTTGCACCATTTGATGTTCAGTATAACGGTTTCACAGCTTGTAACATCAACGCTGTAACGAAATCAGGAACAAACGAATTCCACGGTTCTGCATTCTTCGACTACACAGATGATAGCCTTAAAGGTGACAAATCTGAAGGCGACACAATCAATTCAGACCCATTTGAAACAAAACGTCACGGTTTCTCTCTAGGTGGTCCAATCATTAAAGACCGTTTGTTCTTCTTCGGTGCTTATGAAAAATTCGAAGGCCCAGGTGCAACAATCGACCGCGGTGTTGAAGGTTCTGGTGCTGGTACAGAAATCGCTGGTTTCACTCAAGCAGATTATGACCGTATCCGTGATGCTGCCATCAATTTGTACGACTATGATCCAGGTGGTGTTCCTGCGACCGAAGCGACATTCAATGAAAAATATTTGATGCGCGTTGATGCAAACATTACTGATAACCACCGTGCGTCTTTCACATACAACTATGATGAAGGTTTGAGCCTATCTGAATCAGATGGCGACAACAATGAGTTTGAATACTCAAAACACCTTTACCAACGTGGTGCTGAGACAAAAACATACTCTGGTCAGTTGTTCTCTAACTGGACAGATAATTTCTCGACAGAATTGCGCGTTTCTAAAAACGAAGTTGAATTCACTCAAGCGTCACTTGATGGTGCTCGTTTTGGTGAAGTTCAAATCAGTCACAACGGTAACACAATTTACCTAGGTTCTGATGACTCACGTCACGCAAACGCACTTAACTACGCAACATGGACTTACAAAGGTCTTGCAAACTACCAATTGAACAACCACTCATTGACAGCTGGTGTTGAGCGCATTGAAACAGATGTTTTCAACTTGTTCGTACAAGAAGCTGAAGGTGAGTACCGCTTCTCTTCAATTGATGATTTTGTCGCTGGTACACCTAGCCGTATTACGTACGAAAACGCCACTGGTACAAACAACGCCAATGATGGTGGTGCGGAATTTGGTTACGCAGTAAACACATTCTATTTGCAGGATGAGTGGGAAATTCAGCCAGGCATGAACCTGACTGCTGGTCTTCGTTATGACTATTACACAAGCGATGATGAGCCTAACTACAACCAAAACTTTGTTGACAAATACGGTTTCGCTAACACTTCAAACATGGATGGCAAAGATCTTCTTATGCCACGTCTTGGCTTCAACTATGACGCCGGTGACATCCAAGTTCGTGCTGGTGCCGGACTTTATTCTGGTGGTAACCCGAATGTTTGGATTTCGAACAACTACTCCAACAATGGTGTAACATTGTACGAAGCTCAGGATCGTTCTGGTGCTCCACTTTCAAGCCTGACATTCGTAAATGACGAAGACGGCCTTGGACGTCCATTCTACGGTATCCCTGAGGGTCTCTTCAACGAAGTTGCAGCAGCATCAACAAATGGTCCTGTTAACGCGCTGGACCCAGACTTTGAAATTCCTTCTGAGTGGAAATTTGCAGCTGGTTTCACATACAACTTCGACCTTCCAGGTTTCTGGGGTCAAGATTACTCATTGATGGCTGACTGGTTGTTGTCTGCAACTAAAGATGCATCAACTGTTCAACTGATTTCAGCTGAGCAAGAAGGTAACGCTCCAGATGGTCGCCCAATTTATGGTGGATCTGCTGGTTTTGGTGGTGATTATCTGCTGACTAACAATGATGGCGGAAAATCAAACACACTTTCTGGTGCATTGTCTAAAGCATACGAAGATTTCGGAATTAAATGGACATTGGCTTACGCATTTACAGATGCTGAAGATTCAAACCCAATGACTTCATCAGTTGCGAACTCTAACTTCTTTAACGTTGCTCGTACTGATGCGAACAACCTTGGCGTTGCAACATCAAACTATGAAATTCCTCACCGCTTCACTTTGAACCTTTCATGGGAAAAAGCATTCTTTGGCGAGTATTTCACACGTGCAAACTTGTTTGGGTCAGCTTACCAAGCGCGTCCATTCTCTTACACATTCAACAGCTCATCAGACGACATGTTCGGTGATGACTCTGTTGCAAACCACTTGCTTTACGTACCAACTGGTGCGGGTGACCCATTGGTTCGCTTCGCAGACGGTTTCGACCAAGAAGCTTTCTTCGCCTATGTTGATGGCGCTGGACTTGGACGTGGCGGAATCGCTGGACGTAACGCTCAAGACGGTCAGTGGGTAAACAAATTTGATCTTCGCATCGAACAGGAATTCCCTGGTGCATTGCGCGGACACAAATCAAAAGCTTACTTCACTATCGAAAACATCGGAAACTTGCTTAACGATGAGTGGGGTGCAGTTTACCAAGCTGGCTTCCCACAAACAGTTGGTATTGTAGATGCGTCAATTGATGAAGCAACAAACCAGTATGTTTACAACGAGTTCTTTGCTGCAACAGCTGAACGTCGTGAAACAGCCGTTTCACTTTGGGAACTACGTCTTGGTGTGAAATACGAATTCTAA
- a CDS encoding agmatine deiminase family protein, with translation MSVIDNKAVVPPAEWEEHAAVWTAWPTGDDLWAPEAKFARLEVEGLIRSLSEDCNDRKGDKVKLLVKNEEARESAQAAVGDLAEIILQPYGDIWLRDTGPIFLTHDLAASFRVNGWGGKYIYEHDDKVSRAVAWIADARSEQYEFVLEGGAIDGDGKGTFLTTRECLLNANRNPDWKTQADAEEALQSALGARKVIWLEGGLLNDHTDGHVDNVARFVGPAHVVCMAPTGDDDPNADVLNAIYDVLSHETDADGNKLKVTRIPSPGLYRDAEGAISPASHMNFLIGNASVIMPIYGEKSEAAAEEAISILQDIFKDRQLIGLPSNYILTGGGSFHCITQQQPA, from the coding sequence ATGAGTGTGATAGACAATAAAGCAGTCGTACCGCCCGCTGAATGGGAAGAGCATGCCGCTGTATGGACGGCTTGGCCTACGGGTGATGATTTGTGGGCACCGGAAGCAAAATTTGCGCGTCTTGAGGTCGAAGGTTTGATCCGTAGTTTGAGTGAAGATTGCAATGATCGCAAAGGTGATAAGGTCAAACTGCTAGTCAAGAATGAAGAGGCGCGTGAAAGCGCGCAGGCTGCTGTGGGAGATCTCGCTGAGATTATCTTGCAGCCTTATGGCGATATTTGGCTACGCGATACAGGCCCAATATTTCTAACTCATGATCTGGCCGCATCTTTTCGGGTGAATGGGTGGGGCGGAAAATATATCTATGAGCATGACGATAAAGTATCGCGTGCGGTGGCGTGGATAGCAGATGCGCGTAGTGAGCAATATGAGTTTGTCCTTGAGGGTGGTGCCATTGACGGAGACGGAAAAGGAACTTTCCTGACCACGCGCGAATGTCTGCTAAATGCGAACAGAAACCCCGATTGGAAAACACAAGCTGATGCCGAGGAAGCTTTGCAAAGTGCTTTGGGCGCACGAAAAGTTATCTGGCTGGAAGGTGGATTGTTGAACGATCACACAGACGGGCATGTGGATAATGTTGCCCGATTTGTTGGCCCGGCTCATGTTGTTTGCATGGCTCCAACAGGTGATGATGATCCAAATGCAGATGTGCTCAACGCCATATATGATGTCTTGTCGCATGAGACTGACGCCGATGGGAACAAACTAAAGGTGACGCGTATTCCATCTCCGGGTTTATATCGAGATGCTGAAGGGGCGATTTCGCCTGCAAGCCATATGAATTTTCTAATAGGCAACGCCTCAGTGATTATGCCCATTTATGGTGAAAAAAGTGAAGCTGCGGCGGAAGAGGCCATATCCATTTTGCAGGATATTTTTAAAGACCGCCAGCTTATCGGCTTGCCATCTAACTATATTCTCACTGGCGGTGGTTCTTTCCATTGCATCACACAACAGCAACCCGCATGA
- the aguB gene encoding N-carbamoylputrescine amidase, with protein MSRKLSVGVIQSAFSDDMHANIETVVSKIRDAAKLGADVVLPPELFQGHYFCKTQEEKEFLRAYPWREHPCVVALAPIAKELNVVIPVSIYEKSGPHYFNSMVMIDSTGELMGVYRKTHIPDGPGYQEKFYFRPGDTGFKVWNTQKGRIGVGICWDQWYPECARAMALAGADLLLYPTAIGSEPQEPDMDTAARWRRVMQGHAVANVVPVAAANRVGTEDGQAFYGTSFICDAVGEVVEDLDRIEEGVRVASFDLDYNDQMRAAWGFFRDRRPELYASLVSGADDDGRY; from the coding sequence ATGTCTCGAAAATTAAGTGTCGGTGTCATTCAAAGTGCGTTTAGCGACGATATGCACGCCAATATTGAAACAGTTGTAAGCAAAATACGTGACGCAGCGAAGCTTGGCGCTGATGTTGTGCTTCCGCCAGAGCTGTTTCAGGGGCATTATTTTTGTAAGACGCAAGAAGAAAAAGAGTTCTTGCGTGCTTACCCGTGGCGGGAACATCCTTGTGTTGTGGCGCTGGCACCCATAGCTAAAGAACTCAATGTCGTAATTCCTGTTTCCATTTATGAAAAATCGGGTCCGCACTATTTTAATTCTATGGTGATGATCGATTCCACAGGCGAATTAATGGGTGTTTATCGCAAAACTCACATTCCAGATGGACCTGGATATCAGGAGAAATTCTATTTCAGGCCCGGTGATACGGGGTTCAAAGTTTGGAATACCCAAAAGGGGCGCATTGGCGTCGGAATATGCTGGGATCAATGGTATCCAGAATGTGCGCGTGCCATGGCGTTGGCGGGAGCTGACCTGTTATTATATCCTACGGCGATCGGGTCAGAACCGCAGGAGCCAGATATGGATACAGCAGCGCGTTGGCGGCGCGTCATGCAAGGGCATGCCGTGGCGAATGTAGTTCCTGTTGCTGCAGCCAATCGCGTTGGCACGGAAGATGGGCAAGCTTTTTATGGAACGAGCTTCATATGTGATGCGGTAGGTGAGGTCGTTGAAGATCTTGATCGCATTGAAGAAGGGGTGCGTGTCGCTAGTTTTGATCTGGATTATAATGACCAGATGCGAGCAGCATGGGGATTTTTCAGAGACAGAAGACCTGAATTATATGCGAGCCTTGTGTCAGGTGCAGATGATGATGGGCGCTATTAA
- the murI gene encoding glutamate racemase gives MNRVLVFDSGVGGLSIVNSIREQIPDTIVDYAADAGFFPYGLKSDEELQARLPKLCKALIEKAKPDIFVMACNTASTLSLASVREIVDIPVVGTVPAIKPAAEITQTGTIGVLATPGTIRRQYLDDLERQFAAHIKVVRHGTAGLVELAERHVRGEILSQDMFDNAISPLFSGAEGQNIDVVVLACTHFPLIRDQIQKACPAYVTKLIDSGDAIGRQVGRLLVREKSSKKSPDACVLLTGGRANRDAYFPVLEKFGYTRVETVDL, from the coding sequence ATGAATAGGGTCCTTGTTTTTGATAGCGGTGTTGGTGGGTTATCCATTGTCAATTCCATCAGAGAACAGATCCCAGACACGATTGTTGATTATGCTGCTGACGCCGGTTTTTTTCCTTATGGTCTGAAATCGGATGAAGAGCTGCAAGCTAGATTGCCAAAGCTATGCAAAGCACTGATAGAAAAAGCTAAGCCCGATATATTTGTCATGGCGTGCAACACCGCAAGTACTTTATCATTGGCAAGTGTACGCGAAATTGTCGATATTCCAGTCGTGGGAACGGTTCCGGCTATAAAACCGGCCGCTGAAATCACGCAAACAGGAACGATAGGGGTGTTAGCCACACCGGGAACGATACGCAGACAATATCTGGATGACTTGGAGCGCCAATTTGCTGCTCACATCAAGGTTGTGCGCCATGGCACCGCTGGTTTGGTTGAATTGGCCGAAAGACATGTACGCGGAGAAATTCTTTCTCAAGATATGTTCGACAATGCAATTTCGCCTTTGTTTTCAGGTGCTGAGGGCCAGAATATTGATGTGGTTGTTTTGGCTTGTACACATTTTCCTTTAATTCGGGATCAAATACAAAAAGCTTGTCCTGCATATGTTACAAAATTGATAGATTCTGGGGATGCGATAGGGCGTCAGGTTGGTAGACTCCTAGTAAGGGAAAAGTCATCTAAAAAATCCCCAGATGCATGTGTTTTACTTACTGGTGGTAGAGCAAATAGGGACGCATACTTCCCAGTACTTGAAAAATTTGGCTATACCAGAGTTGAAACTGTGGATTTGTAA
- the clpB gene encoding ATP-dependent chaperone ClpB, with the protein MDMDKFTDRARTLLGTAQTSAVAAGHQQLSSEHILKALFEESDQLSANLMRAAGGHPEQAQQLNEQALNTIPKVTGSGVGQLSINQGAAAVLTTSQTDAQKAGDSFVTVERLLVAIAKGNDKAASALKTAGVTAKALETAVENLRQGRKADSANAEESYEALSKYATDLTDAARAGKLDPVIGRDEEIRRAIQVLSRRTKNNPVLIGEPGVGKTAIAEGLANRIVDGDVPDSLRDKRLLSLDMGALIAGAKYRGEFEERLKAVLTEVTSAHGQIILFIDEMHTLVGAGKSDGAMDASNLLKPALARGELHCIGATTLEEYKKHVEKDAALARRFQPVFVEEPSLEDTISILRGLKEKYEVHHGIRISDAAIVAAATLSNRYIADRFMPDKAIDLMDEAASRLRMAVESKPEELDEIDRRLMQLKIEAEALKKEKDEGSKDRLLNIDAEIKTLQAQSNEITTAWEAEKSRLGGATQAKEQLEKARAELADAERRSDWEKAGELKYSAIPLLEQQISAAETAGDNTSGSLVKEVVDAEAIASVVSRWTGIPVDKMMEGEREKLLSMEDNLSQRVVGQDEALEAVSNAVRRARAGLQDPSRPIGSFMFVGPTGVGKTELTKALAEFLFDDESAVLRLDMSEYMEKHAVSRMIGAPPGYVGYEEGGALTEAVRRRPYQVILFDEIEKAHPDVFNTLLQVLDDGRLTDGQGRTVNFNNTLIVMTSNLGAQALAADASEDEISEDARHSVMTSIQGHFRPEFLNRIDEVVFFKRLGRAEIDRIVGVQLKRLDKLLEDRRITMDIDQAAMKWLADKGYDPVYGARPLKRAIQKEVQDPLARMILEGRIKDGENVAISVDDNILTLNGVPTNLIGKTGAFN; encoded by the coding sequence ATGGATATGGACAAATTTACAGATCGCGCACGCACTTTATTGGGCACAGCGCAAACATCTGCCGTCGCTGCAGGTCATCAGCAATTATCATCTGAACACATTCTCAAAGCACTGTTTGAGGAAAGCGATCAACTTAGCGCAAACTTAATGCGAGCGGCTGGTGGGCACCCTGAGCAAGCCCAGCAATTAAACGAACAAGCCTTAAATACGATACCTAAAGTCACTGGCTCAGGCGTAGGGCAATTATCAATAAATCAGGGCGCTGCTGCTGTTCTGACAACATCCCAAACTGATGCTCAAAAAGCGGGTGATTCATTTGTAACCGTCGAACGTCTACTTGTCGCAATCGCCAAGGGAAATGACAAAGCTGCATCAGCTTTAAAAACGGCTGGCGTAACAGCAAAGGCACTTGAAACAGCTGTTGAAAATCTACGTCAGGGCCGCAAAGCAGATAGTGCAAATGCTGAAGAAAGCTATGAAGCATTATCCAAATACGCTACCGATCTAACAGACGCTGCGCGCGCAGGAAAACTTGACCCTGTTATTGGCCGCGACGAAGAAATTCGCCGCGCAATTCAAGTTTTGTCTCGCCGCACTAAGAACAATCCTGTCCTTATTGGTGAGCCAGGCGTTGGTAAAACAGCCATCGCCGAAGGACTTGCAAACAGGATTGTTGATGGCGATGTGCCTGACAGTTTGCGTGACAAACGCCTCCTGTCTCTAGATATGGGAGCCTTAATCGCAGGCGCGAAATATCGCGGTGAGTTTGAAGAACGCCTGAAAGCTGTTCTCACAGAAGTGACATCTGCTCATGGCCAGATCATCCTGTTTATTGATGAGATGCACACACTGGTAGGTGCAGGTAAATCTGATGGAGCAATGGATGCATCCAACCTGCTAAAACCCGCCCTCGCCCGTGGCGAGCTGCACTGTATTGGTGCAACAACTCTAGAAGAATACAAAAAACACGTTGAAAAAGACGCAGCTTTAGCGCGGCGCTTCCAACCTGTTTTTGTTGAAGAGCCTTCTTTAGAAGACACAATCTCTATCCTACGTGGATTAAAAGAAAAATATGAAGTCCACCATGGAATTCGTATATCTGATGCGGCGATTGTCGCCGCAGCCACCTTGTCCAATCGCTATATTGCAGACCGTTTCATGCCTGATAAAGCCATAGACCTTATGGATGAGGCCGCATCTCGTTTACGTATGGCTGTTGAGTCCAAACCTGAAGAATTGGACGAAATCGACCGCAGATTGATGCAATTAAAAATCGAAGCTGAAGCTCTTAAGAAAGAAAAAGATGAAGGCTCAAAAGATCGATTACTCAATATTGATGCCGAGATTAAAACACTTCAAGCTCAGTCAAATGAGATAACAACCGCATGGGAGGCTGAAAAGTCACGTCTAGGCGGTGCAACGCAAGCAAAAGAGCAACTCGAAAAAGCACGCGCAGAACTTGCAGATGCAGAGCGACGTTCAGATTGGGAAAAAGCAGGAGAGCTAAAATACTCTGCCATTCCTTTGCTTGAACAACAAATCTCAGCCGCTGAAACAGCTGGTGACAACACATCTGGCAGCCTCGTCAAAGAAGTTGTGGATGCAGAAGCGATAGCCTCTGTTGTCTCTCGCTGGACCGGTATCCCTGTGGATAAAATGATGGAAGGCGAACGCGAGAAACTCCTCTCAATGGAGGATAACCTCTCCCAACGCGTTGTTGGGCAAGATGAAGCACTGGAAGCAGTTTCCAACGCCGTCAGACGCGCCCGAGCTGGCTTACAAGACCCTAGTCGCCCTATTGGTTCCTTCATGTTTGTTGGCCCCACAGGTGTAGGGAAAACTGAGCTAACAAAAGCACTCGCCGAATTTTTGTTCGACGATGAAAGCGCAGTCTTACGTCTTGATATGTCTGAATATATGGAGAAACACGCCGTCTCACGTATGATTGGTGCGCCTCCTGGATATGTCGGATATGAAGAAGGTGGTGCCTTAACCGAAGCTGTACGTCGTCGCCCTTATCAGGTCATCTTGTTTGACGAAATCGAGAAAGCACATCCAGATGTGTTCAATACTTTATTGCAAGTCCTCGATGATGGCCGCTTAACAGATGGTCAGGGTCGTACCGTGAACTTCAACAACACATTGATTGTCATGACATCAAACCTCGGCGCTCAAGCTTTGGCTGCTGATGCCTCTGAAGATGAAATATCAGAAGATGCAAGACACAGCGTCATGACTTCAATTCAGGGACATTTCCGTCCTGAATTCCTCAATCGTATTGATGAAGTTGTCTTCTTCAAACGTCTTGGCCGCGCTGAGATCGACCGAATTGTCGGCGTTCAATTAAAACGACTAGACAAATTACTAGAAGACAGACGCATCACCATGGATATAGATCAAGCAGCTATGAAGTGGCTCGCAGATAAAGGATATGATCCAGTATATGGAGCGCGTCCTCTAAAACGCGCGATCCAGAAAGAAGTACAAGACCCACTTGCACGTATGATTTTGGAAGGTCGGATAAAAGATGGTGAGAATGTCGCCATTTCTGTTGACGACAATATTCTGACTTTAAACGGCGTGCCAACCAATCTGATTGGAAAAACAGGCGCGTTCAACTAA
- a CDS encoding methyl-accepting chemotaxis protein, whose translation MKSQNNLDIAAFNINDLRAHFSKFAVALLWILVALVAISGFTQQGAASLPALGLAILLAGTGTASNIKQPGGSSASTTISIALAGLIAVLVYNFSWNGEGVAFQIDMHMAFFAGLAVVVGFLNWRALVAFSGVVAFHHLTLSFIFPSAVFPDGAPIARIALHAVILVSQCAVLIWLTQQVHKLFAANAASMANSEASAQQAIELQKTVEEGAKENERRYSQLQAFATEFRSDVSDLMTGLTSRAQELDQVANELEASAQASIGTSTNLSDASQLAAHNVDSAAAATEQLASSISTIAQKIAATNAVVSDADKSVRSSSETVATLSDNARKIGDVISIISDIAEQTNLLALNATIEAARAGEAGRGFAVVATEVKQLADQTAKATVEIAEQVQSIQLASEDTSKIIETISNVISEVTNQTTSVAQDVDEQNSATNEIAHSTRTASEGTNTVGKEVKIAIESAEKTSQIAAKIVSASGNVAIASDRLRNSVDDFLKKVV comes from the coding sequence ATGAAAAGCCAAAACAATTTAGATATTGCTGCATTCAACATCAACGATTTGCGAGCGCATTTTTCCAAATTTGCCGTTGCGTTGCTTTGGATCCTTGTCGCGCTGGTCGCGATCTCAGGTTTTACGCAGCAGGGAGCTGCAAGTTTACCTGCTTTAGGTCTCGCAATTTTGCTTGCTGGTACAGGCACCGCCTCCAACATAAAACAACCTGGTGGATCAAGTGCTTCAACCACAATCTCAATAGCGCTTGCCGGATTAATTGCGGTCCTTGTCTATAATTTTAGCTGGAATGGTGAGGGAGTTGCATTTCAAATAGATATGCACATGGCTTTCTTTGCAGGCCTCGCAGTTGTTGTCGGTTTTTTAAATTGGCGCGCATTGGTGGCTTTTTCAGGTGTTGTCGCTTTCCATCACCTAACATTATCCTTCATTTTCCCATCGGCGGTATTCCCAGATGGTGCTCCAATCGCCCGTATTGCATTGCACGCTGTAATTCTGGTTTCTCAGTGTGCAGTCCTTATCTGGTTGACTCAACAAGTTCACAAACTTTTTGCAGCAAATGCCGCCTCAATGGCCAATTCAGAAGCATCGGCGCAGCAAGCTATCGAATTGCAAAAAACCGTTGAAGAAGGTGCCAAGGAAAACGAACGCCGCTATTCTCAACTTCAAGCTTTCGCAACAGAATTTAGAAGCGATGTAAGTGACCTGATGACGGGCCTCACCTCTCGTGCACAGGAGTTAGATCAGGTCGCCAACGAATTAGAAGCATCTGCACAAGCCTCAATTGGAACATCAACAAATCTCAGCGATGCTTCGCAACTAGCAGCACATAATGTCGATAGTGCAGCAGCAGCAACGGAACAATTAGCCTCATCTATCTCAACAATAGCTCAAAAGATTGCTGCAACGAATGCCGTGGTATCAGATGCGGATAAATCCGTACGCTCATCATCTGAAACGGTCGCGACATTGTCGGATAATGCTCGTAAGATTGGCGATGTCATCAGCATTATTAGTGATATAGCCGAGCAAACCAACCTGCTTGCGCTGAATGCGACAATTGAAGCCGCCCGAGCAGGAGAAGCCGGACGCGGATTTGCTGTCGTTGCCACGGAAGTGAAACAACTTGCAGATCAAACAGCTAAAGCCACTGTTGAAATTGCTGAACAAGTGCAATCAATTCAATTAGCATCCGAAGACACATCAAAAATCATCGAAACTATTTCTAATGTCATTTCGGAAGTCACAAATCAGACAACATCTGTGGCACAGGATGTCGACGAACAAAACAGCGCTACAAATGAAATCGCACACAGCACACGTACCGCCTCTGAAGGCACGAATACTGTCGGCAAAGAAGTTAAAATAGCCATTGAATCGGCTGAGAAGACATCCCAAATCGCTGCTAAAATCGTGTCTGCATCAGGCAATGTGGCTATCGCCAGTGACCGGTTACGCAATAGCGTCGATGACTTCCTTAAAAAGGTTGTCTAA